In Panacibacter ginsenosidivorans, the following proteins share a genomic window:
- a CDS encoding 3-deoxy-D-manno-octulosonic acid transferase → MGKTAYLLFIKLYPLAARITALFNRKARLWIAGRKNVFANIHSSLQNDTRKKIWVHCSSLGEFEQGLPLMKELKKKYPFYCLVLTFFSPSGYENEKNNSVADRIFYMPMDSKKNAALFYETVKPVLVVFVKYEFWYYYLTEAKQRNIPLLLVSGIFRKSQPFFAWYGGFHRQMLQCFTHLFLQNEESLQLLKSIEIINTSVGGDTRFDRVLEIAETFKPITSIEEFCRNKKVIVAGSTWTDDDEALDHYVNSYKDYCFIIAPHDIGEDRLKECESLYHHSVRYSAIGTQIVEPEINTFIIDNIGTLKYLYKYADICYIGGGFGGDGVHNVLEAAVYNKPVVFGPEYEKYIEAVELLEKEGGFSVENALELEEIFNELIEDKDLYEYCAAAAGNYVRSKTGATAGVMQYIQEKRLLTS, encoded by the coding sequence ATGGGAAAAACTGCTTACCTGCTATTCATTAAATTATATCCTCTTGCTGCACGCATTACCGCTTTATTTAACCGCAAAGCACGACTGTGGATTGCAGGAAGGAAAAATGTATTTGCAAACATTCATAGCAGCCTGCAAAACGATACGCGAAAAAAAATATGGGTGCATTGTTCTTCGCTGGGCGAGTTTGAACAAGGCCTTCCGTTAATGAAAGAATTGAAAAAAAAGTACCCCTTCTATTGTTTGGTGCTAACTTTTTTCTCCCCATCCGGTTATGAAAATGAAAAAAATAACAGCGTTGCAGATCGTATTTTTTACATGCCCATGGATAGTAAAAAAAATGCTGCTCTTTTTTATGAAACAGTTAAGCCTGTTCTTGTAGTTTTTGTTAAGTATGAATTTTGGTATTATTATCTCACAGAAGCAAAACAAAGGAACATTCCTTTACTGCTTGTATCAGGTATATTCAGAAAAAGTCAGCCATTCTTTGCATGGTACGGAGGTTTTCACAGGCAAATGCTGCAGTGTTTTACACATTTATTTTTACAAAATGAAGAGTCGCTGCAATTATTAAAAAGTATAGAGATCATTAACACTTCAGTAGGCGGCGATACAAGGTTTGACAGGGTTTTAGAAATAGCAGAAACATTTAAACCCATAACATCCATTGAAGAATTTTGCAGAAATAAGAAAGTAATTGTTGCAGGCAGCACCTGGACAGATGATGACGAAGCGCTTGATCACTATGTAAACAGCTATAAAGATTATTGCTTTATTATTGCCCCGCATGATATTGGTGAGGATCGTTTAAAAGAATGCGAGTCATTATATCATCATTCGGTACGTTATTCAGCCATTGGCACTCAGATTGTGGAACCTGAAATCAACACATTCATAATTGACAATATTGGTACACTTAAATATCTGTATAAGTATGCAGACATCTGTTATATAGGTGGCGGATTTGGAGGTGATGGTGTACACAATGTTCTAGAAGCAGCTGTTTATAATAAGCCAGTTGTATTTGGGCCTGAATACGAAAAATACATTGAAGCAGTAGAATTACTCGAAAAGGAAGGCGGTTTTTCTGTAGAGAACGCGCTGGAACTGGAAGAAATATTCAATGAGTTAATAGAAGATAAAGATCTGTATGAGTATTGCGCTGCTGCGGCAGGCAATTATGTGCGTTCTAAGACCGGCGCTACAGCCGGGGTTATGCAATATATTCAAGAGAAGCGCCTTCTTACCAGCTGA
- a CDS encoding thymidine kinase translates to MFIEPHISGERRGWIEVICGSMFSGKTEELIRRLKRAKIAHLKVEIFKPSVDVRYGEEQVVSHDANAILSTPVDNSQTILLMADDVDVIGIDEAQFFDPQLIQVCETLALKGTRVIVAGLDMSFQGKPFGPIPQLLAVADYITKLHAICVKCGNIASYSYRKSGPESLVVLGEKDLYEPRCRKCYHEKL, encoded by the coding sequence ATGTTTATAGAACCACACATATCTGGAGAACGCAGGGGCTGGATAGAAGTTATTTGTGGCTCTATGTTCAGTGGCAAAACAGAAGAATTAATAAGAAGGCTTAAGCGTGCTAAAATTGCCCATCTTAAGGTAGAAATATTTAAACCATCTGTAGATGTAAGATATGGCGAAGAACAGGTAGTTAGCCATGACGCTAATGCAATACTTTCAACACCGGTTGATAATTCGCAAACAATATTATTGATGGCCGATGATGTTGATGTAATTGGTATTGATGAAGCCCAATTCTTCGACCCTCAATTGATACAGGTATGTGAAACATTGGCATTAAAAGGTACAAGGGTGATCGTTGCAGGGTTAGATATGAGTTTCCAGGGCAAGCCATTTGGACCAATACCTCAGCTATTGGCTGTGGCAGATTATATAACCAAGCTTCATGCGATCTGTGTAAAATGTGGCAATATTGCCAGTTATTCTTATCGCAAAAGCGGTCCTGAATCTCTGGTTGTACTCGGTGAAAAAGATTTGTACGAACCACGTTGCCGGAAATGTTATCACGAAAAATTATAA
- a CDS encoding heme exporter protein CcmB, translating into MLSRKIIKRKALNNSGSQKIPALIRKDLLLEIRQQYTFYGVLLYVASTIFVVYLTMGQPEEEVWNALFWVIQLFVCVNAVAKSFLQDSKGRMLYYYSIAGARDFIISKLVFNALLMMLMSLLSLFVFMLLLGNPLLHIIAFAGIGFLGGIGFSLIFTFLAAIASKAQQQAALMAIMGFPIIIPQILLLSKIAKAAFAPVLQAGLWQMVFLLVALDLLIIALAVILFPFLWKD; encoded by the coding sequence ATGTTATCACGAAAAATTATAAAAAGAAAAGCATTGAATAATTCCGGATCTCAAAAAATACCTGCACTTATAAGAAAGGACCTGTTGCTTGAAATAAGACAGCAATATACTTTTTATGGCGTGTTGCTATATGTAGCTTCTACTATATTCGTAGTTTATCTCACTATGGGGCAGCCGGAGGAAGAAGTTTGGAATGCCCTCTTTTGGGTAATTCAATTGTTTGTTTGTGTAAATGCAGTAGCTAAAAGCTTTCTACAGGATAGTAAAGGTCGCATGCTTTATTATTACTCTATTGCGGGTGCAAGAGATTTTATTATATCCAAACTTGTCTTTAATGCATTGCTCATGATGCTGATGAGTTTGCTTAGTCTTTTTGTATTCATGCTTTTACTTGGCAATCCGCTTTTACATATCATTGCTTTCGCAGGAATTGGCTTTCTTGGTGGAATAGGCTTTAGCTTAATATTTACTTTTCTTGCAGCAATAGCGTCTAAAGCCCAGCAACAGGCTGCATTAATGGCTATCATGGGCTTTCCTATTATCATTCCGCAAATACTTTTATTAAGTAAAATTGCAAAAGCTGCTTTTGCACCTGTACTGCAAGCCGGTTTGTGGCAAATGGTATTTTTATTAGTAGCATTAGACTTATTAATAATTGCATTAGCGGTTATACTTTTCCCTTTTCTATGGAAAGATTGA
- the ccsA gene encoding cytochrome c biogenesis protein CcsA, translating to MIRQYWWKILSFILLVYTCTMGFLVKVPKLDGRMQQTVRNLFFHVPMWFCMQTLFIVSVIYAIKYLRTPNPRFDYYSLEFARTGVVFGILGLITGAIWANYQWGQPWSGDPKQNGAAIAILIYMAYFVLRGSMTDMDKRSRISAVYNIFAFAMLFPTIWILPRLTESLHPGGQGSEGNPGLNPNDTTPEMEMVFLPAIIGWILLGVWISTLRTRLAILTEKKLSHE from the coding sequence ATGATTCGTCAATACTGGTGGAAAATACTTTCTTTTATTTTACTTGTGTACACCTGTACGATGGGTTTTTTGGTTAAAGTACCTAAGCTTGACGGCCGCATGCAGCAAACCGTCCGCAACTTATTTTTTCATGTGCCTATGTGGTTCTGCATGCAAACACTTTTTATTGTTTCGGTTATTTATGCCATTAAATACTTACGCACGCCAAATCCCCGTTTTGATTATTATTCTCTTGAATTTGCCAGAACCGGTGTAGTGTTTGGAATATTGGGGCTTATAACGGGTGCTATATGGGCAAACTATCAATGGGGACAGCCATGGAGTGGCGACCCCAAACAAAATGGAGCCGCCATTGCAATACTTATTTACATGGCCTATTTTGTGTTACGTGGTTCTATGACAGATATGGACAAGCGTTCCCGCATTAGCGCGGTGTATAACATATTTGCTTTTGCCATGCTATTTCCTACTATCTGGATACTGCCACGTCTTACAGAATCCTTACACCCTGGCGGGCAGGGAAGCGAAGGAAACCCGGGATTAAACCCTAACGACACAACACCAGAAATGGAAATGGTATTTCTTCCTGCAATTATAGGCTGGATTTTACTGGGCGTCTGGATCTCAACATTACGTACAAGATTAGCAATACTAACTGAAAAGAAACTGTCTCATGAATAA
- a CDS encoding CcmD family protein: MNKLRNIACTVALCIIQVYVFAQDTNAKTEDPTDFMRSEGKLYVVMAVVVVILIGLFIYLINLDRKIKALEKKG, encoded by the coding sequence ATGAATAAACTGAGAAATATTGCATGCACTGTTGCACTTTGTATTATACAGGTTTATGTTTTTGCGCAAGACACAAATGCAAAAACAGAAGACCCAACAGATTTCATGCGCAGTGAAGGAAAATTATATGTGGTAATGGCGGTTGTTGTTGTTATATTGATCGGGCTTTTTATTTATTTGATAAATCTAGACAGGAAAATAAAGGCGCTGGAAAAGAAAGGATAA
- a CDS encoding Glu/Leu/Phe/Val family dehydrogenase yields MSDQQYSFFESVVKSFDKAAKFTRWEKGLLEQIKACNAVYQMRFPIKRDDGSIEVIEAYRVQHSQHKTPCKGGIRFSDEVNQDEVMALASLMTYKCAIVNVPFGGGKGGIKINPRKYSEFELQKITRRYTAELIRKNFIGPGTDVPAPDYGTGEREMAWIVDTYESMKPGEIDGLACVTGKPVTQGGVRGRKEATGLGVFFGVREVCNMPDVMARIGLPVGVQGKRVVVQGLGNVGYHSAKFFRENGSKVVAIAEYEGAIFSEDGLNEDEVFHHRKKTGSILNFPGATNLAKSGDALELACDILIPAALENVINKDNAANVKAKIIGEAANGPLTPEADEILIKNGTLVIPDMYLNAGGVTVSYFEWLKNLSHVRYGRMEKRFTENQNKGLLSALETLTGKSVNAKERTYIEHGPSEVDLVHSGLEETMIEATHEIMNCWKANPAIPDMRTAAYVVAIDKVGTAYAELGIFP; encoded by the coding sequence ATGTCAGATCAACAGTATAGTTTTTTTGAAAGCGTTGTAAAAAGTTTCGACAAAGCGGCAAAATTTACAAGGTGGGAAAAGGGTTTGCTGGAGCAGATAAAAGCCTGCAATGCAGTCTACCAAATGCGTTTTCCTATTAAAAGAGACGACGGTTCTATTGAAGTTATTGAAGCATACCGTGTGCAACATAGTCAGCATAAAACGCCTTGCAAAGGCGGCATTCGTTTTAGCGATGAAGTAAACCAGGACGAGGTAATGGCACTTGCATCCCTTATGACGTACAAATGTGCAATTGTAAACGTACCATTTGGCGGTGGTAAAGGTGGTATCAAAATCAATCCACGCAAATACAGTGAGTTTGAACTACAAAAAATTACCCGCCGGTACACTGCTGAATTGATTCGCAAGAACTTTATTGGTCCAGGTACGGATGTTCCTGCTCCTGACTATGGCACCGGTGAACGTGAAATGGCCTGGATCGTTGATACTTACGAAAGTATGAAACCGGGCGAAATTGATGGTCTTGCCTGTGTTACCGGTAAACCTGTTACGCAAGGTGGCGTTCGCGGTCGTAAAGAAGCAACAGGATTGGGGGTATTCTTTGGTGTGCGTGAAGTTTGTAACATGCCGGATGTAATGGCACGTATTGGCTTACCAGTGGGCGTGCAAGGAAAACGTGTGGTTGTACAGGGGTTAGGTAATGTGGGCTACCACTCTGCCAAATTCTTCCGCGAAAATGGTTCCAAAGTAGTTGCTATTGCAGAATATGAAGGTGCAATCTTTAGTGAAGATGGCTTGAACGAAGACGAGGTTTTTCACCACAGGAAGAAAACAGGTTCTATTCTTAACTTCCCCGGTGCCACCAATCTTGCTAAAAGCGGCGATGCACTTGAGCTTGCCTGCGATATTCTTATACCCGCTGCTTTGGAAAATGTGATCAATAAAGACAATGCTGCCAATGTAAAAGCAAAGATCATTGGCGAAGCAGCGAATGGTCCTCTTACACCAGAAGCTGATGAAATACTTATAAAGAATGGAACCCTCGTTATCCCTGATATGTATCTGAATGCTGGTGGCGTTACGGTTTCTTATTTTGAATGGCTCAAAAATCTTAGCCATGTTCGTTATGGCAGAATGGAAAAACGTTTTACCGAGAACCAGAATAAAGGTTTACTAAGTGCATTAGAAACACTTACCGGAAAGTCTGTTAATGCAAAAGAAAGGACTTACATTGAACATGGACCAAGCGAAGTTGACCTGGTGCACAGCGGTCTTGAAGAAACTATGATAGAAGCTACTCATGAAATCATGAATTGCTGGAAAGCAAACCCTGCTATTCCTGATATGCGTACTGCAGCTTATGTTGTTGCCATTGACAAAGTGGGTACAGCTTATGCAGAGCTGGGTATATTTCCATAA
- a CDS encoding glycosyltransferase family 117 protein, translating to MNFKKTNVITGWIVGLFACTVYIMTSEAGGSFWDCGEFVSSCFKLQIPHPPGAPLFVMLGRIFVVLFGDDPNTAAKGVNVMSALASGFSILFLFWSITHFAKKMVQPDNTKLLTSTQLVSIMGAGIVGALAYTFSDSFWYSAVEGEVYAMSSFFTAIVFWGILKWDSQADEPGSDKWIVFIFFMIGLSIGVHLLCLLCIPAIVLAYYFRRRHLFNYTAIRKYFIWTIIIGGAAGFILALLGAQSEVNADRGVTMDGTVAALLLLGAALAIGLLSLIERINKDKKELYGGTYIFLVLGVIIIGIVQIGVIQYTIKGAGQFDILFVNSFGLPFFSGFTFFFLLIAAATWYALRFAAKKGWPYLRLAVWCFAFLLIGYSTYLTTMIRSNADPSVDMYNVDNPMSLVGYLGREQYGDFPILYGQTFNASPADYAQGSAKYTKSNGKYVANGNDVKYVYRKEDKMIFPRMWDASNDQGHADYYAYFLQIGKGQNGEYERGPTFGENLKFFVSYQTYFMYIRYFMWNFSGKQDDLQGVFTGNVRDGNWISGIPIIDNALYGDQSVLPDSLKQNKAHNTMFMLPFILGLIGMFYHFKRKGSDALVNMMLFIGTGFAIIIYLNQPGYQPRERDYAYVGSFYAFAVWIGLAVPYFIDLACKWDKKLIQDVLVGGSVVAFIFMFSIGLSGYGGTAGITVGLGFFVLLAAVAAGVPFILKALKSPNIITYAALIISLLVPALMGAQEWDDHDRSKKQLPRDMAKDYLESCAPNAILFTFGDNDTYPLWYAQEVEGIRTDIRVINTSLLGIDWYINQLRYKVNNSDSIDVIWTPAQIEGRNRDYIIYQPKPQFPENRYYDLYDMMKSYVGSNDPDKMVANGEDQYNTFPVRKVSVPVDINTVRANGTVNATDSVVSEMRFDIPPKNALMKNDLAVLNIIAANKWKRPIYFTMPYDDLGFQNYLRKDGMTYRLVPVENSSVNTDWVYKLVMDPKKWGYGNANLPGVYYDEENRRHLNDIRKTDIELAYDLIMKGRKEDARKVLDRTDKMILQENLPYGMASRNNDHNRLSMAFLEACYRSDDTQLAAKVLAGVKKDLQQQMRYYDALTDLKAENMDYEKRNTANLLQQLDQIEKEYTGSKGANPDLNNGVIGTDSNALPKDTNK from the coding sequence ATGAATTTTAAAAAGACCAATGTTATTACGGGTTGGATAGTAGGTTTGTTTGCCTGTACTGTATACATAATGACCAGCGAAGCTGGCGGCAGTTTCTGGGACTGCGGTGAATTTGTGAGCAGTTGCTTTAAACTCCAGATTCCCCATCCGCCCGGAGCACCGCTTTTTGTAATGCTGGGCAGGATCTTCGTTGTACTTTTTGGCGATGATCCAAATACGGCCGCCAAAGGTGTAAATGTAATGAGTGCACTGGCAAGTGGTTTCAGCATTCTTTTCCTGTTTTGGAGCATTACCCATTTTGCCAAAAAAATGGTGCAGCCTGATAATACAAAGCTGCTTACTTCTACGCAACTCGTAAGTATTATGGGTGCCGGTATTGTTGGTGCATTGGCTTATACTTTTTCCGATTCATTCTGGTACAGTGCAGTAGAAGGTGAGGTATATGCAATGAGTTCTTTTTTTACTGCGATTGTATTCTGGGGCATTTTAAAATGGGATAGTCAGGCCGATGAACCTGGCTCTGATAAATGGATCGTTTTTATCTTTTTCATGATTGGGTTGTCTATTGGTGTGCACTTGCTCTGTTTGCTTTGTATTCCTGCAATTGTGTTGGCATATTATTTCAGAAGAAGACACTTATTTAATTATACAGCCATTCGTAAATATTTTATCTGGACTATTATTATTGGCGGTGCCGCAGGATTTATATTGGCTTTATTAGGTGCACAGTCAGAGGTGAATGCGGATCGCGGCGTTACAATGGATGGTACAGTTGCAGCATTACTCTTGCTGGGTGCTGCCTTGGCAATCGGTCTTTTGTCTCTTATAGAACGAATAAACAAGGACAAAAAAGAACTGTATGGAGGCACTTATATATTTCTTGTTTTAGGTGTTATTATAATTGGTATAGTTCAGATTGGTGTAATTCAGTACACGATAAAAGGGGCCGGTCAGTTTGATATTTTATTTGTAAACAGTTTTGGCCTTCCATTCTTCTCTGGCTTTACATTTTTCTTTTTACTTATTGCTGCAGCTACCTGGTATGCTTTGCGATTTGCTGCTAAAAAAGGTTGGCCTTATTTGCGCCTGGCGGTTTGGTGCTTTGCATTTCTTTTAATTGGTTATAGTACCTATTTGACTACAATGATCCGCAGTAATGCTGATCCTTCCGTAGATATGTATAACGTTGATAACCCAATGAGCCTTGTGGGTTACTTAGGCAGGGAACAATATGGAGACTTCCCTATACTTTATGGACAAACATTTAATGCAAGCCCCGCTGATTATGCGCAGGGTTCTGCCAAATACACCAAATCAAACGGCAAATATGTAGCAAACGGAAACGATGTAAAATATGTTTACCGTAAAGAAGATAAGATGATTTTCCCACGCATGTGGGATGCCAGTAACGATCAGGGCCATGCCGATTATTACGCATACTTTCTGCAAATAGGTAAGGGACAAAATGGTGAGTATGAACGCGGTCCGACGTTTGGCGAGAATTTAAAATTCTTTGTAAGCTACCAAACATACTTTATGTATATCCGCTATTTCATGTGGAATTTTAGCGGTAAACAAGATGACCTTCAGGGTGTGTTTACAGGTAATGTAAGAGATGGCAACTGGATATCGGGTATACCAATTATAGACAATGCGCTTTACGGAGATCAAAGTGTGTTGCCAGACAGTCTTAAACAGAATAAAGCACATAACACCATGTTTATGTTGCCCTTTATTCTTGGGCTGATTGGTATGTTCTACCATTTTAAAAGAAAAGGCAGTGATGCACTGGTAAATATGATGTTGTTTATAGGTACTGGCTTTGCCATTATAATCTACCTTAACCAGCCTGGTTATCAGCCACGTGAACGTGATTATGCATATGTAGGATCTTTCTACGCTTTTGCTGTGTGGATTGGATTAGCTGTCCCTTATTTTATTGATCTTGCTTGTAAATGGGATAAGAAACTAATACAGGATGTACTCGTTGGTGGTTCTGTAGTGGCTTTTATATTTATGTTCTCTATTGGTCTTTCAGGTTATGGAGGTACAGCAGGTATTACTGTTGGCCTGGGTTTCTTTGTATTGCTTGCTGCTGTTGCTGCAGGTGTTCCTTTTATTTTAAAAGCACTAAAAAGTCCGAACATCATTACTTATGCTGCTTTGATCATTTCCCTGCTGGTGCCTGCCTTAATGGGGGCTCAGGAATGGGATGATCATGATCGCAGCAAAAAGCAATTGCCACGTGATATGGCCAAAGACTATCTTGAAAGCTGTGCGCCAAATGCAATTCTTTTTACTTTTGGTGATAATGATACTTACCCGCTTTGGTATGCACAGGAAGTAGAAGGAATACGTACAGACATAAGGGTTATTAATACAAGTTTATTGGGCATTGATTGGTATATTAACCAGCTTAGGTATAAAGTCAATAATAGTGATTCTATTGATGTGATCTGGACGCCGGCACAGATCGAAGGCCGTAATCGTGATTATATTATTTACCAGCCTAAACCACAGTTCCCTGAGAACAGATACTATGATCTGTACGACATGATGAAATCTTATGTAGGCAGCAATGATCCTGATAAGATGGTTGCCAATGGCGAAGATCAATACAACACTTTCCCTGTACGCAAGGTTTCTGTACCTGTAGATATCAATACTGTACGGGCAAATGGCACTGTAAATGCAACAGACAGTGTAGTAAGTGAAATGCGTTTTGATATTCCTCCAAAGAATGCGTTAATGAAAAATGATCTTGCTGTGCTCAACATTATTGCAGCTAATAAATGGAAACGTCCTATTTATTTTACTATGCCTTACGATGATCTTGGTTTCCAGAATTACTTAAGAAAAGATGGTATGACGTATCGTTTGGTTCCTGTAGAGAATTCTTCTGTAAATACCGATTGGGTATACAAGCTTGTAATGGATCCCAAAAAATGGGGTTATGGTAATGCAAACCTGCCTGGTGTTTATTATGATGAAGAGAACCGCAGGCATTTGAACGACATAAGAAAAACAGATATAGAGCTTGCTTATGATCTTATTATGAAAGGTAGAAAAGAAGATGCCCGAAAGGTATTGGATCGTACAGACAAAATGATATTGCAGGAAAATCTGCCTTACGGAATGGCATCCCGCAATAACGATCACAACAGGCTGTCTATGGCATTTCTTGAAGCCTGCTATCGTTCTGATGATACGCAACTGGCTGCAAAAGTATTGGCTGGCGTAAAGAAAGACCTTCAGCAGCAGATGCGTTATTATGATGCGCTTACAGATCTGAAGGCGGAAAATATGGATTATGAAAAACGCAATACTGCAAACCTTTTGCAACAGCTGGATCAGATAGAAAAAGAATATACAGGTTCCAAAGGCGCAAATCCCGACTTGAATAATGGCGTTATTGGCACAGACTCAAATGCCTTACCAAAAGATACTAATAAATAA
- a CDS encoding DUF4258 domain-containing protein — protein sequence MKKALPLILLVVLAVIALSLKQCNNITNDVRPTIKNKKQTDTTQQDYSKRGLNRNPSHINYSKHARCRMDCRHIDEAEVKQILREGKINYTKSELKGEDCKKKYAVEGNTKDDQKVRIIFAPCADEVTVVTVIDLGKEWVCDCE from the coding sequence ATGAAAAAAGCATTGCCTTTGATTCTGCTGGTAGTATTGGCCGTTATTGCTTTGTCTCTTAAACAATGCAACAACATAACCAATGATGTAAGGCCAACAATAAAAAATAAAAAGCAAACAGATACTACACAGCAGGATTATTCAAAGCGCGGTTTAAACCGGAATCCATCTCATATTAATTACTCCAAACATGCACGGTGCCGTATGGATTGCCGGCATATTGATGAAGCTGAAGTGAAACAAATATTAAGAGAAGGAAAGATCAACTATACCAAAAGCGAGCTGAAAGGAGAGGACTGTAAAAAGAAATACGCTGTGGAGGGCAATACAAAGGATGATCAGAAAGTACGGATTATATTTGCACCTTGTGCAGATGAAGTAACAGTAGTAACGGTAATTGACCTGGGAAAAGAATGGGTGTGCGACTGTGAATAG
- the mtaB gene encoding tRNA (N(6)-L-threonylcarbamoyladenosine(37)-C(2))-methylthiotransferase MtaB codes for MEKRRTVAFHTLGCKLNFSETSTLSRMLENDGFEKKDFDDLADVYVINTCSVTDNADKECRQLVRRIQRKSPESLVVITGCYAQLKPKEISEIPGVDLVLGAAEKFNIGAHIRELAKGDSAKISSCDIETVSGFYASYSLNDRTRTFLKVQDGCDYNCSFCTIPMARGKSRSDTIENVLRNAKELAANGVKEIVLTGVNLGDFGKGPDGISETISINNREENFFELIKQLDEVEGIERYRISSIEPNLLTNEIIEFVSNSNKFMPHFHIPLQSGSNKTLAAMRRRYKRELYAERVGLIRTLMPHCCIGVDVIVGFPGETEEDFNETFEFLHSLDVSYLHVFTYSERDNTKALEIKPVVPVNMRHERNKILRNLSYMKMQFFTEQHSGQTRKVLFESHEKNGMMEGYTDNYIRITTPYRADFSNNIVDWKI; via the coding sequence ATGGAAAAGAGGCGAACAGTTGCATTTCATACATTGGGTTGTAAGCTCAATTTCTCGGAGACATCAACACTCAGCCGTATGCTGGAAAATGATGGTTTTGAGAAAAAAGATTTTGATGACCTTGCCGATGTGTATGTGATCAACACCTGCTCTGTTACAGACAATGCAGATAAAGAATGTCGCCAGTTGGTGCGTCGCATTCAACGCAAATCTCCTGAGAGCCTGGTTGTAATTACAGGCTGCTATGCGCAGTTAAAACCAAAAGAAATTTCAGAAATCCCCGGTGTGGATCTTGTATTAGGTGCTGCTGAAAAATTTAATATTGGTGCACATATACGTGAGCTTGCAAAAGGAGATTCAGCAAAAATTTCCAGTTGCGATATTGAAACTGTAAGTGGCTTTTATGCTTCCTATTCTTTAAATGACAGAACAAGAACATTTTTAAAAGTGCAGGATGGTTGTGATTATAATTGTTCTTTCTGCACCATTCCGATGGCACGTGGTAAAAGCCGCAGCGATACTATTGAAAATGTTTTACGCAATGCAAAAGAACTGGCCGCGAATGGTGTAAAAGAAATTGTGTTGACTGGTGTTAATCTTGGCGATTTTGGTAAAGGGCCGGATGGGATTAGCGAAACGATCAGTATTAATAACCGCGAAGAAAATTTCTTTGAATTAATAAAGCAATTGGATGAGGTTGAAGGTATAGAACGTTACCGCATTTCTTCTATTGAACCGAATCTATTAACAAACGAGATCATTGAATTTGTAAGCAACAGCAATAAGTTCATGCCACATTTTCATATTCCATTGCAAAGCGGCAGTAACAAAACTTTAGCTGCCATGCGCAGAAGATATAAAAGAGAATTGTATGCCGAGCGTGTTGGCTTGATTAGAACATTAATGCCGCATTGTTGTATTGGTGTGGATGTGATCGTTGGTTTTCCTGGTGAAACAGAAGAAGATTTCAACGAAACATTTGAGTTTCTTCATTCGCTGGATGTTTCTTACCTGCATGTATTTACGTACTCAGAAAGAGATAATACAAAAGCGCTTGAAATAAAACCGGTGGTTCCGGTTAATATGCGCCACGAACGAAATAAAATTTTACGTAACTTGAGTTATATGAAGATGCAGTTCTTCACTGAACAACACAGCGGACAAACCCGTAAAGTGTTGTTTGAAAGCCATGAAAAGAACGGCATGATGGAAGGTTATACTGATAATTATATTCGTATCACTACACCGTACCGTGCTGATTTTTCCAACAACATAGTTGATTGGAAAATTTAA